A region of the Ostrinia nubilalis chromosome 21, ilOstNubi1.1, whole genome shotgun sequence genome:
AGTCATTTGCAATTCCGTCGTTATCATTGGAATTTGCAGCTTTATGTTTGAGGAATGCTGCAACCCTGCTCCCGAATCAAGAACCACCCGCGGATGCTACTACGCCACTTATTCAAGCCCCCCCTGGCCCCCCTATCAATTGGAAGCAGAGATGTGAGattaaaaattctacattgGTTCTTCAGAGTTACGTCTTACTTAACTTACAAGACCCACTGTCTGCCTTGGTCAGTGCCAATGAACTGTTAAGTCAAACTGACGTTTCCAGCAGTCACAAGGCATGGGCTCACATATACGCTGCTGAGGCACTCATCAACTTAGATAGAATAACAGATGCAGTGGAACATTTGCATCCACCAATGATACATGAACTAGTTTCTGTGCTGCCGTACCAAATGAGAGACATGATTGCTGTCTCAGTGTGGGCTAAGGCAGCTGTTTGCCACATCTTGAGAGGAGATTTAGTTACAGCGAggaagattttgatgcaaataaATTCACCACGAGTTTTGCCACTGCAAATGTATCTGGAAATATGTACAGGCAATATTGAAAACTGCCACACAATACTGAGAAAACTTCGGCTAACAAACTTGTCTCAATaaagctaataaaatattttatgtaattaaactttttttattttctccctatatgtatttttttttcaagctaggaattataaaataataaatataaatatccttggacattttacactgcgcctctagtcgcaaactaagcaaagcttgtactatgggtactagacgacgggataaacatacttatatacttttttttttaaatacatacatattatacatagaaaacccccagacccgtcacagaaattaaaattcatcatttcaatttctgcccggccgggaatcgaacccgggacctctcggcatagtagtccgttctgaaccaccaccaaacggccgacagatTATTAGTTCTGTAATTATGTAAAGGAttattagttaattaaataatatttttatcatcatAATCTAAGGCCGTCTCCACACTTGTTGGTTCATCGCACTCCGGTTCTGTTGCATTAGGCTCCGTGGACACCATCGGGTTATAATAGATGGGCCTCCTTGTCCCACATccgttgtccgtccgtccgtccacTGGACGGACGCTAGTGGACCAGTGCCTCGATtttacgctaatttttaacgtctccaatacagacgcgcttcttcgatttcttcgattctgcgatacggatttgtcaagaCGGCTGATGTTCGGGCACGTTGaagatgaaaatttttagcgtaatcggggcccaGCAGAGCGTATGTAATTATGTACAACAACAAAGAATATTTCTCAACGCAAAAAAAATTAGTCTCACGTGTGGAGCTGgcataacattaaaatattaatctccggaactactcaaccgattttttaaattgttttaccaGTAGATAGATACATTATACCCTGTGATATTCTAAACAGTTTTGGAAAAGCTAGGCATTCATAAGTTAGAAAGTGGAATCATATCGCGAAAACCGGGAATCCGGATCAACGCGTTGATCCGGATTCCCGGTTATCGCAAACGTCTGTGGGTCAACGATGCAGAAATTACGAACAACGAAACGCAGATGGAATAGCAAAATGTCAAAGTTGACTGACATTTCACAAAATTTTTGACCTTGGCCAAAAAATGGGGTGGGTAACGGATTTTGTGTTGATATATTGAATAAAAgccaaaaacaaataaattcacGCCAAAAGAATACAAGTACCAAAGAATATGCATTTAATAAATCGTCCAAACGGTGTTTCCAAGTCAGAAATCTGCGCACCGGCCCGGTTGCGCTCGTCGGAGTGGAGGCAATGAAATCATAAAATCATGAATCAAACGTTTGTTTCTGACGGCTGAGAGTAAACTGTGATCGTTAGTCATGCCTCGTAGATCGCTGTTGCTGCTCGCGGCGGCTGTGGTGATGTTGTATTTCCTGATAATCATGTTTATGTTGAGTCCGCTGAATGGTTCGAAGAGTACATACTACGGGCATGGGTATATGAATCACTTCTCGTACCGCCAGCTGCCGGCTGTTAACTGGTGCAAGGAGCTCCGCTGGCGGTCCCCGCCGGCGCCCCATGTGGTGGCTCTCGTCTCCTACCCTGGCAGCGGGAACACATGGCTTAGATATCTGTTGCAGCAGGCTACAGGTATATTACAGCTTTTCTATTAAAAGTTACTTTAAGTCTAGTCATATAGTataggtcctgcgctgcccgcatccagggtcttcctgcgacctttaccagatcgtcggtccacctagtaggaggcctgcccacgctacgtcttcccgttcattgtggaaaaccttgggggaggcctttgtccagcagtggacgtcatttggctgaaacgagaacGAGAATAGTATAGGGCCTTTTTGCTACTTTTGTACTACAGAATTGTAAGTCCTTATAAGAAcaacttttaaaatgtttaagcGTAGATGAATATTCAGATAGAGAACTAAATTCCCTgttaataaaaattgaaaaattttaagacatgtcttatttatttctacttCTTTTCAGGCATTGTCACAGGCTCAATATACATGGACCACAGTCTACGAGTACATGGTTTCCCAGCTGAGAATATCACGGACGGCTCCGTGTTAGTCGTCAAAACACATGAAGCCCCGCCCATTGGCCGTGACAAGTTCAAATCAGCCATATTACTTATAAGGAACCCAAGAGATGCTATACTGGTATGACCCACACTACTTTTATTTGTTAACTAGCTGATATGGTGAATATACTACTTCTTATgttcatcaaaaataatgcaAGATTCTAAtcatgaaagaatttttcaaatcagtacAGTAATTtcagagcctattcaatacaaacaaatctttcctctttataattttagtgtagatttttatttttaccctATAACAAACAACCttagttataattttaataaataaagactgCTATCATAAGTATAGAAATCTTTACTATCCATAAAATATCATCAACATAAGTATTTAAATGACTGTATTTGACTATCCTTCCTGCATTTAGTTGCTATGATAGCACATTATTTGTTTATCTGGTTCATATCAGATGTATTTGTTGGCAAACAGTTGTGGAAGTATAACAATATGCATTATGTTGAGTTTAATGTAAACAAGTAACTGTAAATAGGCATTCAGTATACAAATCTAGCATTAGTATTAGTACTTTGATACAGAAGTATCACTCCTTATTGCTACCTGAGGATAAACTTACCTTTCACTAACATACCAAAGCTATAATGTGTAGATATGGGAGGGACATAGGAAGGGTGACATTATGACTTGACCTGAGCATACAGATGTGACATTATGACCTGACctgagcatacaaatctgaagatcTGAAGTCTCTGACATTTGATGACATAAAAACACCCTCCCTTActgctctcatacctcaggcactgactcaagTTATGTGCTatccattggttcccaaactgtgctgtcgcgactgtgcgacgggcgcccgcagtgagtgtgcgagcgcgacagcaacataattacgcgcgagcgataaggatgggtagcttggggtcattggacaaaattctacgtgctcacagaccgggctttagacctGTAGTGATAAATagattactttactcaattctttctttaaaaatattgttgtttttattttcaggcAGACTTTAACAGACTCCACAAGGGCCACATAGGAACTGCACCCAAATCTGCATTCAAGAAGAAGTCACATGAACATAAAAAAACAGGTAAGTCCATACAGAGTAGCACATCCAACAATTTTGCTATTTCTGTACACACAAAATTATTGAAGTTACAATATACCAAAGATTTGTGAGTATAAAATGTATTTCTGAGTTAAATGCATCTCAACATAGAAATCAGTTTCACTCGTAATCGTTAACTACAGAGGAGGTGGAGCTGATACAATTAAGTATGTACTTTCTATAAAATCAACCAGAAAATGCCTCCTTTGAGAATCAAACCTAGGACCTCTGAGTTTGAcacaggtggtcttaccaccaTACCACAGCTTAAACATTCgttttgtttatgtttatcAAAATGTCCTGTGGGCCTAGGATGCCCGCcacgataagcggttatcacgccattgtatcaatttttcccatacattttgacgtcgataagaatatcacggcgcgcatcctagcccagcagacagaggtatagtctggtccgtgagcacgtagaattttgtccaataaccccaagctacccatccttatcgctcgcgcgtaattatgtttctGTCGTAGATTTAGATATCgtggtagcttggggtcattggacaaaattctacgtgctcatggaccaggctttagttaaaATGTCCCGTGTCCCAGACTGGGCTACCTACGTGTCTCACGAGCTGGTTGGCTGGGAGTCTCTTCACCGGTTATGGCTGACTCGCTTCGCTGGGGCTGTCCATGTGGTGTTCTATGAAGCTCTGGTCCAGGACACTAGGGCAGCGCTGCAAGGGATACTGGGCTTCATTAATCATACTATTTCTGAGGTATGAATAAACACACTTTtgtgatttttaaataaaactgaagTCCGGTCGCCAAGTAGATAGAATTTCTTACCGCAGACGTAGACGCAGAGTATGcgagcgagcgcgacagcaatataacgCGCGAGCCATAACATAatagatgggtagcttggggtcattgtacgaaattctatctgctcacGACCGAACTTAACATTTTGTGCTTTGTAATTTAATTGTGTATTGTTCACCGCCTACCCTGTTTTACCTATTCTAAACAACTGTCCTCTAGCTAGGTCGTCTGGAACAGATCGTTTTGTAGCGATAAGGCTGCCTAAATTGTGCCGTATCTTtagtttctttctttttctcttTTCTATGTCTAGATCCcagggttcgaaattatcaagataattacgctTCATGATAATTATCAACAGTATAAGATACATTTGTCATATTGTTTCATAAGAAATTCCGATTGCAAATGTTGCTTTCTGTTTTTGGTTGCTAATTATCGTGATAATTTatcattgatatttattttttgaatcctgttatagtctggtccgtgagcacgtagaattttttccaatgacccctccttatcgctcgcgcgtaattatgttgctattgcgctcgcacactcactgcgggtgccagtcgcacagtcgcgatagcaatataattacgcgcgagcgataaggatgggtagctaggggtcattggacaaaattctacgtgctcacggaccgagCTTTAGATCCCGTAAAATTTCGGTCTGTCacatttttctatttctataatttatattttttcccaTTCCAGGCCGACATGAACTGTGCAATATCCTTCAAAGAAG
Encoded here:
- the LOC135082375 gene encoding WSCD family member AAEL009094 — protein: MPRRSLLLLAAAVVMLYFLIIMFMLSPLNGSKSTYYGHGYMNHFSYRQLPAVNWCKELRWRSPPAPHVVALVSYPGSGNTWLRYLLQQATGIVTGSIYMDHSLRVHGFPAENITDGSVLVVKTHEAPPIGRDKFKSAILLIRNPRDAILADFNRLHKGHIGTAPKSAFKKKSHEHKKTDWATYVSHELVGWESLHRLWLTRFAGAVHVVFYEALVQDTRAALQGILGFINHTISEADMNCAISFKEGIYRRKKKLQNFDPFTSEMYSALDEVRNRVLTMVVDYQKKHNESVRDNTVHQLSG